Below is a window of Impatiens glandulifera chromosome 2, dImpGla2.1, whole genome shotgun sequence DNA.
ATGATCACATGAGATGCCGTAAGAAAATCAATAGTAAATACATGATATATTTGGAGCTGGCAGCTGTAGCTTACCCACACGACaggaaaaagaagaaacatAAGCCTGCTTGACCAGATTATTGACTATTTGGGGGGATGTGGAAATTTTTCTAGTGTAGTTTCTTCCTATTCTCATTAAGGTTGGGTGGGTTGGGAATAGAGTTAGTTAAGGGTCACATGGCATTGTCCAAAGCTTAAATTTCCAGAGTTTGTAGGGAAAGAAACCTCCATCAGTGTTCAATCAATGGCAAGTCTCCCTCAGAAGGTAATAATAGCACATCAATGGTGCTAATTCTCGTTAATCACATTGCAGTCTACAACAAATGGTAAATAATATAGAGCTTCAATTTTATACCCAATTGTTTTGAATAATtacttttagaaaaaaaaattacattcaGTAAACTTAGTGTAGTAGGAAGACTCATTCCTAGATGTCTTCTATTGATGCTCAGGCAATATGAAGTACTTCATTAACATTTCttgataattcaaattatactaTCAGGTCAACATCTCTATGCCACATATTACCAACAGACAAGGTTATAAATATTTGGTAAGATAGATCCCCACAGAGAGAAAGAGTTGAAACTTGAATTAAATGAGGAGGCAAAGCCATGTGATATTTCTTGTGATGTTCCATCTTCTAATGAAACTACCGCTAAAGATATCTGTGGTTGTCATCAGTCATTTGGAGGAGGATCTATCCATCTCTATAAATATGCATTACCCAAAGTATCCTCTCCATCATTTCGTCAAGCATTGGTGTTGGTACTACACTACTACCTTATTATCCAAAATCACATAAACCCAGACATTCCAACAAGAACGGTCATGGCTATTAGATTCCTCAAGCAAGTACTCTCCAAGACACAGGGGATTACAACAGTTGTCGATGTGCCAAAAGGTCATTTTGCTGTATATGTAGGAGAGTGCGAAAAGAGACGATTTGTGCTTCCCATTTCATACTTGCAAAATCCTTCATTTCAAAGTCTGCTAAAGAAGGCAGAAGAAGAATTCGGGTTTAATCACCCGACAGGTGGACTCACGATCCCATGTAGAGAACAAGCCTTCATTGACCTCTTGTGTGGTCCGCATTGAGTTACTCTTGAGCTAGAAGGAGCTCAATCCAAAACTTCACAAATTTAATTGGCAAGAGAGGGAGAGAGTTTATACAATTTTGTAGCCGTAgtatcttcttcattttttaagTCTGGCAGATGTTGTATATAAATATCCATTTTGAGAAAATGGATCATTCTTACCTAGTGACATGAAAAAGCTTCCAACATTTTCCGTCTTCCTTGCATCTATTCCAAGCTAGTGAAGTTGACATTATTGTTTGCCTTAAGACCAACAGATTTGCATTGTACATGTTCTTCATTTGCTGCATATCCattccaaaaaaatcaaatcttccCTCTgttaaatcacattgcagcattGCTACGAGTATATTCAGCTTCAGAAACAGCCAATGAAAAATAGCCCTTTTCTTATTTCactaaaaataatacaaatttgacGTTCTGCTAGCAGATACCGAGATCCCTTTTGTTATCAAGATAGTGATGTCCACATTCCTTGAAAACAGACTTTCATCCCAGGCTTATACTTATCCCCTGTTATTCAACAGTTAGTGATTAAAACTAGATACTAATTTCTAGCAGAAACTCTAGCAATATGTTAGCTCTTTAAAGAAAGTGGGTATAGAAAAAGGCTGTATGTATTCACCGATTTCATAATTTTCTTCACAGATTTACAAAATGAAGAAGTAGAATCCACTCTCTTTTGATTCAATCTGGTTATAAACTGgaaattttataactttatctttaaaaaaacaGTATTGTAACAtgcaattaaaacattttgagATAGaggaaagaaaaatgaaaattgcTACAGCGATAAATAGCTCACTCGTTCAGATCCTTTTGGTTTTGAAAGGCATTGCAAAAACAAACAGATCAACTGCTGACTGTTGCAATCAACACGTTTTCTGCATTGTAATAAAGATTATCTTGCAGGTGGCTCCTCCGCCAACAAGCTTCATCTGAGTGTACTTTTTGTTTAACATTACAAGTACCAGTAATTATTCTTCGGTTCTATATACAATTGCaatttgacctaataatatGTTGGCCCCTGTCATCTAAATCAACTGTCTCCGAATGTCAGTCGGTGTCTCAGCACAGCCCAAACCATAGACCCAAATTGTTTACCTGACCAAAATGATCAAGtggataatataatattatatgtctcctcattctctctctcttccttatCTTAAAGTCTTTTCATGCTACAGACTCCAACTCCAGGCCTTCAACAAAAGTCCTATCTATTTCCTGCAAGTTTGAAGAAGTCCTCACCCAAAGACAAAGCCATGTGTTATTTGCTTCTTTTGATTTGTTGGGCCACGAAAGCTGGCTTCCATTATTCTTTAATATTAGAGTTGTTGGGGGCAATTCCATGTGACGCACTAAATCTAGTGTCTGTGTCTCTATCAGTGGACCATTTTGTCAGTGAAAGCAACCACCCCTTGCTCTTTCTCTATATATTTGTTGAACTTTGATAGTCTAAGATCAAACATCTTCTTCTCTTTCAAGTGTTCTGCTCTTACAAGTTCTAAACCCCATCTTTTCTTTAAGAAAAGCAATCGTTTCAAATATGGGAATTCGTTTGCCAATCATTGTTCAAGCCAAGCATGCAATTCGAAGGGCTCTATCTACTCCAACAGTTTCGGAAGTACCCAAAGGATATCTTGCTGTTTACGTGGGGGAAAATGAGAGGAAACGCCACGTAGTACCCATATCATATCTAAACCACCCTTCATTCCAGAGATTGTTAAGACATGCAGAAGAGGAATTCGGGTTTGACCATCCAATGGGCGGACTGACAATTCCTTGCAGAGAAGAAACCTTCATTGGCATAACTTGCAACTTGACTTGCTCATAAGAAGCGCCAAAGAACAAAAAGCTCCCAACTGGCATGAAGATTTCTAACTCGAATGACAACAAAGCTTGATCTCAACGGTTTTgggattcatatttttttctggATCAACTCCAGTTTGTAATATAACAGAATTTTTCCCATAGAAATCAATGTACATAGAAAGTCTCATTatacttacaagatgaagacaGTTGAAACTAAAAGTTAATTTGTTTGGCTTCCATCCAAATTTATCATCTTCCTTTTTCTCCCTTACCTATCATATTTATGCAGACACAGatacttataaataaacaagGCATAAACTTTTATTTGAGATTGAGAGAGGTTAAGAAAAACTGTTATGTGATATAAATTCCAGCATACTAGAGCTAATGTGAATTTACTACTGAATAGGAGAATACATATTTAGATAAGTTTGAAGCAACTGCCAACTGTTGAAGATGAATATATTGACAGCTGATGTAGGAAATTAACTAGAATTGACACTTGTGCCAAgtattaaaaagagaaaaatatttgcttTAACTTGTATGAGGGAAGCAATTACTTGACAAAACTAAAAACATAACCAGCAAGTAGTCTTGTACATATTTGTTCCGATATTCTTATATCCAAATACTAGTTTCCCTTGGCAAACAAGATTTACCAGGTGTTATGGCCACTCCTGCATATGCATAATCATATCTCCATCACGACAAACCTCCATAAGGTGATATTATTTACGccctaatatatattatatatttcacgCCTTTCTCATTCATCCTAGAAATGGGATGAGAGTAAGTTCAAGTACATCATAACGGGATTACTGTCTTTTGAGATGCTTTATTTATTGATATTGTAACAactgtaattaaaaataataatatacatatttGGCTAAGTGCATGAGTGACACTTGGACTATTCTAAAAGAGGAAGAGAATTGGCAAATGGGTTTGAGATACTAGGTAAATGACAAATGTCATTAACTATTAACCTTTCAAATGAATGTAGTCCTAAACCAATAAATCATTTGTTTTTACTCTTTAGCTAcatagagagagagaatcagGGCTTGTAGATTTCAGTTTGGttgaagtgaagaaagagaacTAAGAGTTTATTGGAAATGAGGTAAGGAAATCTATTCTTCTACcgttttagtttttaaaatatatatatgtataagtaTTTTGGGTATTAGATGTTGGTTTTCATCAAACAGAGTTTAGGATAAACAAATTGATTGTTAAATGGgtttataaatttatggatCAAGAATGCATGcagattttgatgaagaaattatgGTTTATGAAACTTGATTTTAAATAGTCTTTTGaggaaaatattgatttatgaAGGATGATTCTGAAATGATTTTGTGAAAATGATGATTTGGGGATAAACTGTTTTCAAACAGTTTGATATTGCTTTTATTTCGACATTGAAATGGAAATCGGTATATCTGGACTTAAGAGATTTGGCTTCtaaatgattttgaagatatgactATTTTTATTACTCTGGACTTGATTATGTATTGTTTGTCTAATAATGAACTATTTGTGCTTCGAGTGTCGCTTATACCGGTTATGTGTCAACGCAAGACCTTTACGTCTTGGTTGATGGCTACTGCGTCAACGCAAGACCTTTACGTCTTGGTTGATGGCTATTGCGTCAACGCAAGACCTTTACGTCTTGGTTGATGGCTATTGCGTCAACGCAAGACCTTTACGTCTTGGTTGATGGCTACTGCATCAACGCAAGACTTTTATGTCTTGATTGATGGCTAATGCGTCTATGCAAGACCTCCATGTCTTGATAGATGgcttattattaagttattacgaTATTAGAGTCACTATCTTGATCCCAGAActattataagtatatatatacgACTTagtgataaataatttatacatctatTTAAGAATTGGTTTTCTATCaagttatatatgatttttgatCCAGCTGTAGAAAGATGTGATTCTCCTACTGGGCGTGTTTAGCTCATTCATTTAAATGAATTTCTTTCAGATAAGAACAAGGAATAATTAGAATGACGATTGAGAAGAAGATAGTATATGTTTAGACTAGCTGGTATAGAAGTTTAACACTCTATTTTGTATTAGTAAAGATGTGTAGAAAGTGTGCTATGAAAAGATAGTGTTATGTAAGTATGTGATATGTCATCAtctattttgaattaatattgaAGGTCTTAGTTTATGGCAAAAGCATTTAGTAAGTATGATGAAAGTATTAGTCTATTTTGTCAATGCTTAAAGATGTTGTTAGCCTAGcatgttatgtatgaataatgaCATGCGGCGACTGCACGCTTCATTTGTTTTGGTTCGGGGCGTGACAGATATAGCATTACATTCAGGGAACTTGTCAAGAGTTCTATGAAGGCATGTTATTGTTTAACATTAATGCAGATAGTTTCTAGCCACTCAAATTCTACAATTTTAAGCATAGGACAAAGCCATGTGATCCTTACACAACTATCACCACCCAATCATTTTAATGTGGATAAACTAGATATTACACTAAAAAACTTTCACATCCTCCGTATAATCTTTTAGACAAGCCTATGTTTCTTCTTTCCTGTCAGGAGGGTAAGCTACAACAACAGGCTccacttataaaataaattttgttatacaAGTCCATGTGATGCCCTTATGATGTGTATTCTTCATGGACCAAATTGCTCCTCACCAACTGATATTCAATAATGAAATCAGACCAATTGATATTACCTCTACATATATATCCCCCCAGCATCAGCATCCAAACATCAAACTTCGTCTCTTTTTCATAAACAAACAGTTCCTCCAATACCAGAGACTCTCAATAGTCTGAAATCATGGGTTTTCGCTTGCCGGTGATTGTTCAAGCCAAGAACACAATGCTTAGGGCTCTATCTTCTCCAAAATCATCAGATGTACCCAAAGGCTATCTTGCAGTATATGTTGGAGAAACAGAGAGAAGACGCTACATAGTTCCAATTTCATATTTGAAGCATCCTTTTTTTCAGAGCTTGCTCAGCAAGGCAGAAGAAGAGTTTGGATTTGACCATCCAATGGGTGGTCTTACAATTCCCTGCACAGAAGAAGATTTTATTGATATCACCCGCAGTTTGAATTGATGATCAGATGCAAAAGCAAGACAGAAATGTAGTTTTAACACAACTAACAAGAGAACCTTAGTTCAGCATTTTTGTTCCAGTCTACTTTCATGACAGTGAGAGTCAAATACAATATAGATGTATACATTTGTATCATTATTCTTCTACAAGATGATTTTATAGATTTGAATCCTCTTCCAATTGCATAAATCTCTCacttatattattcttttttcttGATTGAGTTATATAGATTGACACCTTAACCACAGATAAAGAATTCATGCGAGTCAAATGGAGATTAATGAAAATAGATtcagattttcaaaatatatattcttagaGAAGTTGAATGAGTAATTGTGGAATTTCAGTTTACTTACCATTTGCAAACACCTGTAGctgattaaatatgtaaaagtaaaaataccataagtttgtgacaacttgcatTTTTTATTCCAGCAACCAATTACATAAATGCTTAGTATATCTCACACTTCCATCATTTTGCCTTAGTATATAAACAATTTGAATCCTTAAGGTTAGGACTAGTTTAGATTTGAAGGATGAAGACCAGGAATCCAGAGAGAATGTAACCAAAAGAAGAATCTTAGGAAGAAAACTGACACAGTTATGCTTCTATCAACCGTGTGTTGAGCAAACGCATTGTTGGTCTTACCTTATTACCCAAAGTCGCATAAATCCACTCTATTGTCATCAAGAACAATCATGGCTATCAAATTCCTCAAGCAGGTCCTCCCTAACTCCAAGGCGCGGTGTATTACGACAGCTGCCAATGTGCCGCCATTGTTGTCTATGTTCGAAGAAAGGCGATCACATCTAGTTGTACCATTCTTTATTTCTAATAATGAACTATTTCGTATCGATGGGTTAATGTGTGGAAAGATTATTTCAATAGGTTATCGTGTAGAACGATACTATTCTTCTTCTGTATGTttatttagagaaatgataCAGACAGCTAAGAGAGCGATTCTCTCAGCGACTGTCTACGTGACCCACGTAagtccaataaaaaaaaatctaaaagccCAGAAGCCCGCCCTTTCATCTTTCATTTGTCATTTTCATCTTCCCAAACATTTTaggttttctctctctctcaagtTCATCTGCAATTCTAGCGATTTACAAACACAATTGATTAACTCAACCATCTTCAACATCTTCTAAGACATTcacatatttctctctctttctcaaaTCCATCTGCTTTCGAATCCTAGCAATTTCCATCGTCTGCTCGCGTTCTTCAGAGAAAACCCTAACATTAATCATCAGAGAAAATCCATCGTTTGCTCGCATTCTTCGTTCAACACAAAATGGtaacttcttcatcatttttacTTTAGTACATTCGGTTATATAATCTAACTTGCGACATTTTTGTAATCTTTAGGAATTAAATAACAAGTGGTTATATATGATGCTTTTAAGAAGAACGAAGCAAAAAAGACGAATACAATGATTGAGATGAAAacagggaagaagaagaacgaagtgaagaaaaagaataaacaGAATGAGGAAGAAAACGAAGGTAACAAACAAACAACAGTTAACTGCATTGTCTAGTTGATTTTGTTAACtacattatgttttatttatgcaATTTCATGTTTATGAACTATAATAAACTCCAATGTCATGCTACATGAGCTGCAATGTCATGTTTAATGAATTGCAATGTAatgttatatgaattattttgtcATGTTATTTCTGTTAACTGTATTGTCCTATTAACTCTGTTAAATGCATGTAATGAACTGTAATGAACTCCAATGTCATGCTACATGAGCTGCAATGTCATGTTTCATGAATTGCAATGTAatgttatatgaattattttgtcCTGTTATTTCTGTTAACTGTATTGTCCTATTAACTCTGTTAAATGCATTATGTTTCATTTATGCAATGTCATGCTTATGAACTGCAATGAACTGTAATGAACTGCAATGTCATGCTACATGATCTGCAATGTCATGTTTCACGAATTGCAATGTAATGTTACTTGAACTATTTTGTCATGTTAGGTGAACAACAATGTCATGTTATCTTAAATGCACTGTCctgttattttcttaattgcATTGTCATATTTTATGAACTGCAATGTCTTGTTAGGTGAATAACAATATCATTTAACTGAACTGTCCTGTTATTTTTCTTAACTGCATTGTCATGTTTCATTTCTGCAATGTCATGTTACTTGAACTACTTTGTCATGTTACTGATAAGCTATGAATTAGGATTTAGTAATGTTTAGATCTAGGGCAGAACAGTACCTTAGCAAGAGATTGAGATTGGACAGGATGAGAAGAGATAAGGAGAGAATTTGTGATTACAGATTCTGCAATCAGATAGATGAGATTAGAGTTGTAGAGGAGAATATGAATTGTAGAGGAGAATAGGAATTGAGGAGAGAGAGTTATTACTAACCTTAGATTGAAATATTGATTGAATGAATTGCATTCTCAGATTGTTGCCTTCTTAATCATTCAAATGCTGTAACTTCTTTTCCCTCCAAATTTTCCCGCAAAAACCAATTACAGCTGTCCAATCAAACttcttttccctccaaaaccaattACAGCTGTCCAATTCCAACTccttttccctccaaaaccaattACAGCTGTCCAgctactaaaatataaaatatttactgaTAAAACagcttatttgtaaaataaatgctGACAATTATATCTGTCAGCTTATTCTAGGGCTTACAGCCCTGAGAACTAGGGCTTACAGCCCTAATTCTCAATTCCTTTCGTAACATTAGCCTCTCCATCACATCTTGTTCGACCACGAACAAGGTGAGAATCAGAAGCAGTTTTCCCCACTGACAGCGCAAAATCGGGATAATGATCCATCAGCCAAGATTCTTCTTCCCATGTGGCATCATCATCGGAGGAATTAGACCATCTAATCAAGAATTGACCCATACTTATTCCTTCTTTCCACACCACTCTTTCATCCAGAATAGCCACTGGTTTTAAAGTATCATTAGTGCACAAGATTGGAATATGAGGAGTAGCCAAGACAGAACCTACTCTTTTCTTCAGCTGTGAAACATGTATAATATTGTGCATTCGTGCAGTTGAAGGAATGTCCAGCCTATATGCaacttttccaattttttccaCCACCAGAAAGGGTCCATAGAACTTTGGACTAAGTTTGTGCATTCTTCCTCGAATTGACAATTGTCGATATGGCTGTAATTTAACAAACACCCAATCCCCTACTTCATACACACAGTCCACCCGTTTTTTGTCAGCTTGTTGTTTCATGCGGTTTTGGGCTCTTTGAAGATGAAATTTCAGCAACTTAAGGGCTTCTTCCCTAGCAGATAGGCTACGATCAACTGCTTCTACTTTTGAATCCCCGGCCAGATAAGGATAATGGATTGGTGGAGGTTGACCATATACAATCTCATACGGTGATGATAAAGCTGCCGAATGAAAGTTGGTATTGTACCACCATTCTGCTAAAGAAAGCCAATTAACCCATGACTTAGGCTTTTGACCAGCCATACAACGTAAATATGTTTCCAAACTACGGTTGACTACCTCAGTTTGACCATCAGTTTGTGGATGATATGCCGATGACATGGCTTGTTGAATGCCCTGCAGCTTACATAATTCTCTCCAAAATGTACTTACAAAGATCTTGTCTCTATCACTAACAATAGTTAAGGGCATACCATGgagtttaaaaatattgtcaagGAATACCTGAGCAATTGTACTTGCTGAATATGGATGTCGAAGACTGATAAAATGTGCCATCTTCGAAAGTCTGTCTACTACCACCAAAATTGCCGAGTACCCATTAGATTTAGGCAAACCCTCAATGAAATCCATAGATATGTCTGTCCAGATTGACTTAGGAATAGACAAAGGTTGCAGCAAACCTTTGTAACCTTGAGTTTCCCATTTTTGTTGTTGGCAAACATCACAATTTCTTACAAATTCTCGGACATCCCGTTCCAATCCTCGCCAATGATAAGCTTGTCGAAGTTTTTGATATGTGACCATCACCCCCGAATGTCCACCCACCGCTGAGTTGTGCATTGTAGAAATTACATAGTTTCTCAACCCTTGGTCAGCACCTACTACAATTCTTCCTTCCTTCCTCAATTGTTGATTAATGAAGGTGAAACCTGCCACCCCTGAAGCATCTCTTTCCAATGTGAGTATAATCTTTTTCAAATTCTCATCATTCTCCCATGATTGTATGATTCTCTTCATTAAGACGGATGAAAATTCAGAAATAGCAGAACATGATCCTTCCGACGAAATTCTGGATAAAGCGTCTGCTGCCAGGTTCTCTTTACCCTTCTTGTATTGGACAGAAAATTCAAACCCCACCAGCTTGTATAGCCACTTCTCCTGGCTTGGATGTTTTATCTTCTGTTCTAGCAAATGTTTAAGTGATTCATGGTCTGTCTTAATCACAAATGGTTTGAATTGTAAGTAGCATCTCCACTTTTTAATGGCATGTAGTACAGCTAACATTTCTCGTTCATATGCTGATAGAGCTTGTAATTTTGGTCCCAAACCTTTGCTGATGAATGCAATCGGATGTCCTTGTTGTGTCAAAACTGCCCCCATTCCTGTCATACTTGCATCTGTTTCAATTACAAATTCATCTTCAAAATTTGGTAGTTTAAGTACTGGAGGTCTGGTCATCACTTCCTTGAGTCTTTCAAAAGCTACTGTAGCTGCATCATTCCATTCGAACTTTCCCTTTTTTAACAGTTTTGTCAATGGCCCCACAATTGACCCATAATCTCTAATAAACCGTCGGTAGTAACCAGTCAATCCTAGAAAACCTCTTAACTGCTTCAAATTATTCGGTTCTGGCCATTCCTTAATAGCGGTAATTTTGGACATATCTACTGCTACTCCTCTTTGTGATATCACATGCCCCAGATAATCAATTTCCAGACAAGCGAAAGCGCATTTTGAATACTTAAGCACCAGCTGATGTTGTCTTAGTTGACCAAAAACCAATCTTAGATGTTTGATATGATCATTCCAGCTTTTACTATAGATAAGAATGTCATCAAAAAATACTAACACAAACTTTCTAAGATGAGGTTTAAAAATATCGTTCATCATCCTCTGAAATGTCGATGGGGCATTGGTTAGCCCAAAAGGCATCACCACAAACTCATAATGTCCTTCATGCGTTTTGAAAGCTGTTTTACAAATATCTTCTTCATTCATCCGTACTTGATGATAGCCCGAACGCAAATCAAGTTTAGAAAAAATAGAGCTACCATACAGTTCATCCATTAACTCTTCGATCAAAGGAATAGGAAACTTATCTTTAATGGTCTCTTCATTCAGCTTTCTATAGTCAATGCATAATCTCCAGGTTTGATCCTTCTTTTTAACAAGCACGACTGGTGATGAAAAGGGACTATAACTCTTCCTGATTATTCCCGCGTCGAG
It encodes the following:
- the LOC124923848 gene encoding auxin-responsive protein SAUR21-like, whose protein sequence is MGIRLPIIVQAKHAIRRALSTPTVSEVPKGYLAVYVGENERKRHVVPISYLNHPSFQRLLRHAEEEFGFDHPMGGLTIPCREETFIGITCNLTCS
- the LOC124923850 gene encoding auxin-responsive protein SAUR21-like; this encodes MGFRLPVIVQAKNTMLRALSSPKSSDVPKGYLAVYVGETERRRYIVPISYLKHPFFQSLLSKAEEEFGFDHPMGGLTIPCTEEDFIDITRSLN
- the LOC124923852 gene encoding auxin-responsive protein SAUR21-like; amino-acid sequence: MAIRFLKQVLSKTQGITTVVDVPKGHFAVYVGECEKRRFVLPISYLQNPSFQSLLKKAEEEFGFNHPTGGLTIPCREQAFIDLLCGPH